The following proteins are co-located in the Flectobacillus major DSM 103 genome:
- a CDS encoding FMN-binding glutamate synthase family protein, producing the protein MEFLSNVSIWVWVALPLFILALRDILQKRHTIQHNFPVIGHIRYMLEKIGPELRQYIVANNREELPFNRGERAWIYASSKKENNLQGFGSDQDFSAVGYIFIKHAMLGYKLPNNHPNLKDPSAVPCAKTIGEYHKRKRPYKPSSVVNISGMSYGSLSAKAIESLNRGAQKFGCYHNTGEGSLSPYHKFGADVVVNIGTAYFGVRDDDGNFSLEKLIKMTQDNPFVRALELKLSQGAKPGKGGVLPASKITQEIADIRHIPMGKDVISPAFHSAFSTIPEMVEFIELMANSTGIPVGIKSAVGKLEMWEELAQYMVKTGKGPDFITIDGGEGGTGAAPHAFADHVSLPFNFAFTKIYKIFQKHGLTDKIVFIGSGKLGFPEKAMMAFAMGCDLINVGRESMMAIGCIQAQVCHTNRCPTGIATSNKWLQGGIDPTLKSERFYNYLKTLNKEILEITHACGYEHPSQMTMRDVDMAMGDNNKTQSLSTTFGYDKTPVPFNNVETLLKSEFLGGKH; encoded by the coding sequence ATGGAATTCCTTTCAAATGTGAGCATTTGGGTTTGGGTTGCTTTACCCCTTTTCATTCTTGCTCTACGAGACATCTTACAAAAAAGACACACGATTCAACACAATTTTCCTGTAATTGGACACATCAGGTACATGCTCGAAAAAATTGGCCCTGAACTTCGCCAATATATTGTAGCCAACAACCGTGAAGAATTACCCTTTAATCGTGGTGAAAGAGCATGGATTTATGCTTCTTCTAAAAAGGAAAATAACTTACAAGGGTTTGGTTCTGACCAAGATTTTTCGGCTGTAGGTTATATTTTTATTAAACATGCCATGCTTGGCTACAAACTGCCCAACAATCACCCCAACCTCAAAGACCCAAGTGCAGTACCTTGTGCCAAAACTATCGGTGAATACCACAAACGCAAAAGACCTTACAAACCCTCTTCTGTAGTTAATATTTCGGGGATGAGCTACGGCTCGTTATCGGCCAAAGCTATTGAGTCGCTCAACCGTGGTGCTCAAAAGTTTGGATGCTACCATAATACAGGCGAAGGTTCGCTTTCGCCCTATCATAAATTTGGAGCAGACGTAGTTGTCAATATTGGTACTGCGTATTTTGGCGTAAGAGACGACGACGGCAACTTTTCTCTGGAAAAGCTGATAAAAATGACACAGGATAATCCTTTTGTAAGAGCCTTAGAATTAAAGCTTTCACAAGGAGCAAAGCCTGGGAAAGGAGGCGTATTGCCTGCTTCAAAAATCACACAAGAGATCGCTGACATCCGTCATATTCCGATGGGAAAAGATGTTATTTCGCCAGCATTCCACTCGGCCTTCTCTACTATTCCCGAAATGGTTGAATTTATTGAACTGATGGCCAATAGCACAGGTATTCCTGTGGGTATCAAGTCGGCTGTTGGTAAATTAGAAATGTGGGAAGAATTGGCTCAATATATGGTAAAAACAGGTAAAGGCCCAGATTTTATTACTATCGATGGTGGCGAAGGTGGTACAGGAGCAGCTCCTCATGCTTTTGCCGACCACGTATCGTTACCTTTTAATTTTGCTTTTACCAAGATTTACAAAATTTTCCAAAAACATGGCCTCACCGACAAGATCGTATTTATCGGTTCGGGCAAATTAGGCTTCCCTGAAAAAGCTATGATGGCGTTTGCGATGGGTTGCGACTTGATTAACGTAGGCCGTGAGTCGATGATGGCTATTGGCTGTATCCAAGCTCAGGTATGCCATACCAACCGCTGCCCAACAGGTATTGCTACTTCCAACAAATGGCTACAAGGAGGTATTGACCCTACTTTAAAAAGCGAGCGTTTTTATAACTATTTAAAAACCCTTAATAAAGAAATTTTAGAGATTACTCATGCGTGTGGCTATGAGCATCCGTCGCAAATGACCATGCGAGACGTAGACATGGCTATGGGCGATAACAACAAAACACAATCGCTATCGACAACCTTTGGTTATGATAAAACGCCAGTACCCTTCAACAACGTAGAAACGCTTCTAAAAAGTGAATTTTTAGGCGGTAAGCACTAA
- a CDS encoding Ldh family oxidoreductase translates to MIFQYTQLQAFIKQVFLSIGCPEDDAELASNVLISADLRGVDSHGIARLSGYVRLYDNGRLNPNPVVKIIHQTPSTAVVDGDKGLGLVVAPKAMKIAMEKANAVGSGWISVQNSNHFGIAGYHAMLALSSDMIGWAMTNAAPLVTPTFSKEKLLGTNPIAVAVPAAENPAFVADFATTAVAYGKMEILQRKGAPAPIGWVQDKEGAPTDDANAVKNGGALLPLGGDREHGSHKGYGLGAIVDIFSGVLSGANFGPWVPPFATAGFMAAGEQVGKGTGHFLGAMRIDGFRPADEFKADMDKWINRFRSASAVEGKSVLIPGDPERALEAERKANGIELLEPVVNDLKALATRFNIDFV, encoded by the coding sequence ATGATTTTTCAATATACACAACTTCAAGCATTTATTAAGCAAGTATTTTTGTCAATCGGTTGTCCTGAAGACGATGCCGAGCTAGCTTCAAATGTATTAATTTCGGCCGATTTACGTGGGGTCGATTCTCATGGAATTGCCCGATTGAGCGGTTATGTACGATTATACGACAATGGACGCTTAAATCCAAACCCTGTTGTAAAAATTATTCACCAAACACCTTCTACGGCGGTTGTCGATGGTGACAAAGGTTTGGGATTGGTGGTAGCACCCAAAGCGATGAAGATAGCCATGGAGAAAGCCAATGCTGTAGGGTCGGGCTGGATTTCGGTACAAAACTCTAATCACTTTGGTATTGCAGGCTATCATGCCATGCTGGCTTTATCGAGCGATATGATTGGGTGGGCTATGACCAACGCCGCTCCATTGGTAACGCCTACTTTTTCAAAAGAAAAATTATTAGGCACCAACCCTATTGCTGTAGCTGTACCCGCTGCCGAAAACCCTGCATTTGTGGCCGATTTTGCTACAACAGCCGTAGCTTATGGCAAAATGGAAATTCTTCAGCGTAAAGGGGCTCCAGCTCCTATTGGTTGGGTACAAGACAAAGAAGGTGCACCTACCGACGATGCCAATGCCGTAAAAAATGGCGGAGCATTACTGCCCTTGGGTGGCGATCGTGAGCATGGCTCGCACAAAGGTTATGGCTTAGGGGCTATTGTAGATATTTTCTCGGGGGTACTTTCGGGAGCAAATTTTGGGCCTTGGGTGCCACCATTTGCAACGGCGGGCTTTATGGCCGCTGGCGAGCAAGTGGGTAAAGGTACTGGGCATTTCTTGGGTGCAATGCGTATCGACGGTTTCCGTCCAGCCGATGAATTTAAGGCCGACATGGACAAATGGATAAACCGTTTTCGTTCGGCTTCGGCTGTAGAAGGCAAAAGTGTGTTGATTCCGGGCGACCCTGAGCGAGCCTTGGAAGCAGAACGCAAAGCCAATGGTATTGAGTTACTTGAACCTGTTGTCAATGATTTAAAAGCTTTGGCTACTCGTTTCAATATCGATTTTGTATAA
- a CDS encoding YihY/virulence factor BrkB family protein: MLKKVKTTKLYKIILYFLQTTHLQNTTATVYHVLKILIHKIIQFDIDVRAAAVAYNFTLAVFPTLIFLFSLIPYIPVDNLDERIINLLSEVMPAGIFHEAKGTIVEIVSKPRGGVLSLGFLFALYASTSGTMALMRAFNLTYTAQEKRGFIQARLIAVMMNFLLTLVLIVSIVVLIVGRLLVDALFEGGIINPDFTFYILQVLTYLVIFSLFFVVISIVYYWGPAIHKKWRFVNVGSITASILTIVITNGFSYYLSNFASYNRLYGTIGTFIALMVWLYLIALVLILGFEINASIDHAASIPEGSDDKFLDT, translated from the coding sequence ATGCTGAAGAAAGTTAAAACTACAAAACTTTATAAAATTATATTGTATTTCTTGCAAACTACACATTTGCAAAATACTACCGCCACGGTATATCATGTACTTAAAATTTTGATCCATAAAATTATTCAGTTTGATATAGATGTACGTGCGGCAGCGGTAGCCTATAATTTTACCTTGGCGGTATTTCCAACGCTTATCTTTTTGTTTTCATTAATTCCTTATATTCCTGTCGACAACCTCGACGAACGGATTATCAATTTATTATCTGAGGTAATGCCTGCAGGTATTTTTCATGAAGCCAAGGGTACTATTGTCGAAATTGTCAGTAAGCCTCGTGGTGGGGTACTTTCACTAGGTTTTTTGTTTGCCTTGTATGCCTCTACCAGTGGCACAATGGCTTTGATGAGGGCTTTTAACCTAACTTATACTGCACAGGAAAAAAGAGGGTTTATTCAAGCCCGCCTCATAGCCGTAATGATGAATTTTCTGCTAACCTTGGTACTTATCGTATCGATTGTGGTATTGATTGTAGGACGGCTGTTGGTAGATGCCCTGTTTGAGGGAGGAATCATTAATCCTGATTTTACTTTTTATATCTTGCAGGTACTTACCTACTTGGTTATATTCTCCTTGTTTTTTGTGGTAATTTCTATTGTATATTACTGGGGGCCAGCGATTCACAAAAAATGGAGGTTTGTCAATGTTGGGTCTATTACAGCGTCTATACTGACCATTGTAATTACCAATGGCTTTTCGTATTACCTATCTAATTTTGCTTCTTACAACCGTCTTTATGGTACAATTGGTACATTTATAGCCCTTATGGTATGGCTGTACCTGATTGCTTTAGTACTTATTTTGGGCTTTGAAATCAACGCTAGTATCGACCACGCTGCTAGTATTCCTGAAGGCTCGGACGATAAGTTTCTGGATACTTGA
- a CDS encoding L-threonylcarbamoyladenylate synthase: MAEYIKLYEKGTDIKRINQIVSCLKEGGVIIYPTDTVYGMGCDIHNTRAVERICQIKGIKPNKNNFSFICYDLSHIADYARVSNAAFKLMKKALPGPFTFVLDGNNKVPKVLAQGKKTVGVRIPNNEIPRLIVKELGNPIITTSIRDEDDIIEYSTDPELIFDKFQHLVDIVVDGGFGNNVPSTIVDATTDDFEIIRQGLGELELYL, from the coding sequence ATGGCAGAGTACATAAAATTATATGAAAAGGGTACTGATATAAAACGAATCAACCAAATTGTATCGTGCCTCAAAGAAGGGGGAGTTATTATTTATCCTACCGACACCGTTTATGGGATGGGTTGCGATATTCATAATACACGGGCGGTCGAACGCATTTGTCAGATTAAAGGAATTAAACCTAATAAAAATAATTTCTCGTTTATATGTTATGATTTGAGTCATATTGCCGACTATGCAAGGGTTTCTAATGCGGCCTTTAAGCTCATGAAAAAAGCTTTGCCAGGCCCTTTTACATTTGTATTGGACGGAAACAATAAAGTGCCCAAAGTGTTGGCTCAAGGTAAAAAAACGGTAGGTGTGAGGATTCCCAACAATGAAATCCCTCGACTGATTGTAAAAGAACTAGGAAACCCTATTATAACAACGTCTATCCGTGACGAAGACGATATTATCGAGTACTCTACCGACCCCGAATTGATTTTCGATAAATTTCAACACCTTGTCGATATTGTGGTTGATGGTGGTTTTGGTAACAATGTGCCTTCTACCATTGTAGACGCTACTACCGATGACTTTGAGATTATCAGACAAGGATTAGGGGAGTTGGAACTGTATTTATAA
- the mltG gene encoding endolytic transglycosylase MltG: MQKNNKLIRYVILAFALFATMFSYYVWQIAKTPNYQVDEKKGFALLIPKGATFDTVWDSLRVHKVVKDELSFKFLAKLLKYKENVREGRYVITAEMGNYELIKKLRSGRQDPIRLTFNNIRLKKDLVHKIGNRFQFDSTTLATMLNDSAVARKYGFTTETIMCMFLPNTYDVYWNVTPNEFFDIMHGWYKKFWTEDRKRKAAAIGLDPIKAQIMASIVEGETKKADEKPRVAGVYMNRLNARMPLQADPTVVFAHQDFTIKRVNSTLTKINSPYNTYKVIGLPPGPINLPDLNSIDAVLNYERHKYMYFCAKEDFSGYHNFAENFTDHLNNARIYQEALNKLNIHK, from the coding sequence ATGCAAAAAAATAATAAGTTAATTAGATACGTCATCCTTGCTTTTGCGTTATTTGCAACGATGTTTTCCTATTATGTTTGGCAAATTGCCAAAACGCCTAATTACCAAGTAGATGAGAAAAAAGGCTTTGCTTTGTTGATTCCTAAAGGGGCTACTTTCGATACTGTTTGGGATTCGTTAAGAGTACACAAAGTGGTAAAAGATGAGCTTTCTTTTAAATTTTTGGCCAAACTTTTGAAATACAAAGAAAATGTACGTGAAGGTCGTTATGTGATTACTGCTGAAATGGGTAATTATGAGTTGATTAAAAAATTAAGAAGTGGCCGTCAAGACCCTATTAGGTTGACTTTCAATAATATCCGTCTGAAAAAAGATTTGGTACACAAAATTGGAAATCGCTTTCAGTTTGATTCTACAACATTGGCTACGATGCTCAACGATTCGGCGGTAGCTCGTAAATACGGCTTTACCACCGAAACAATCATGTGTATGTTTTTGCCTAATACCTATGATGTATACTGGAATGTAACTCCCAACGAGTTTTTTGATATTATGCACGGTTGGTATAAAAAGTTTTGGACAGAAGACCGCAAACGAAAAGCCGCCGCTATTGGCCTAGACCCTATTAAGGCACAAATTATGGCTTCCATAGTAGAGGGTGAAACCAAAAAAGCAGACGAAAAACCAAGGGTTGCGGGCGTATATATGAACAGACTCAACGCCAGAATGCCTCTGCAAGCCGATCCAACGGTAGTATTTGCTCATCAAGATTTTACCATTAAACGGGTTAATAGTACTTTAACTAAAATCAATTCACCGTATAATACCTACAAAGTAATAGGGTTGCCTCCTGGGCCTATCAATTTGCCCGACCTCAATTCTATCGATGCTGTATTGAACTACGAACGCCATAAGTATATGTATTTTTGTGCAAAAGAAGATTTTTCAGGGTATCACAATTTTGCAGAAAACTTTACCGATCACCTCAACAACGCCCGTATTTATCAAGAAGCTTTGAATAAACTCAATATTCATAAATAA
- a CDS encoding acyl-CoA thioesterase — MYYHEFTYRVRYADTDQMGYVYYGNYARLYEIGRVEALRSLGFSYKEMEDSGVMMPVYENKSKYIAPALYDDLLTIKTILQTVPSTRAIFLYEIYNSKGALVHTGETTLVFVNKQTNRLTKAPLELLDKLAKYFQ; from the coding sequence ATGTATTATCACGAGTTTACTTATCGAGTTCGTTATGCCGATACCGACCAAATGGGCTACGTTTATTACGGCAATTATGCTCGGTTGTACGAAATAGGTAGGGTAGAAGCCCTCCGAAGCTTGGGTTTTAGCTATAAAGAAATGGAAGATTCGGGTGTAATGATGCCCGTATACGAAAACAAATCAAAATATATTGCCCCTGCTTTGTACGACGACTTACTAACCATAAAAACTATTTTACAGACCGTGCCATCTACACGAGCTATATTTTTGTATGAAATATATAATTCAAAAGGTGCACTGGTACATACTGGCGAAACTACCTTGGTTTTTGTCAATAAACAAACCAACCGCCTAACCAAAGCTCCTCTGGAACTATTAGATAAATTGGCCAAATATTTTCAATAA
- a CDS encoding SDR family oxidoreductase, with translation MKKTIVVTGGTKGIGRAIVEKFAREQYQVFTCARSEDPTLAALENVIFFRADLSKKQEVLAFADLVKQQAPRIDILVNNTGFFIPGQIHNENDGTLEAMIETNVYSAYYLTRAFVGDMITAKAGHIFNICSTASITAYTNGGSYCISKFALLGMSKVLREELKPHLVRVTSILPGATYTNSWAGVDLPIERFMRSEDVAEVIWTAYQMPASTVLEEILLRPQLGDI, from the coding sequence ATGAAGAAAACCATTGTAGTTACAGGTGGAACCAAAGGAATTGGAAGGGCGATTGTAGAGAAATTTGCTCGTGAGCAATATCAAGTATTCACTTGTGCTCGTTCGGAAGACCCTACGCTTGCAGCATTAGAAAATGTTATTTTTTTTCGAGCTGATTTATCAAAAAAACAGGAAGTTTTGGCTTTTGCCGACTTGGTAAAACAGCAAGCTCCTCGGATAGATATATTAGTTAATAATACAGGTTTTTTTATTCCGGGGCAAATCCACAATGAAAATGATGGCACACTTGAAGCCATGATTGAAACCAATGTGTATAGTGCCTATTATTTAACAAGGGCTTTTGTGGGCGATATGATTACTGCCAAAGCAGGGCATATCTTTAATATTTGTTCGACCGCCAGTATTACGGCTTATACCAATGGGGGCTCGTACTGTATTTCTAAATTCGCGTTGTTAGGTATGAGCAAGGTACTCCGAGAAGAACTAAAACCGCATTTGGTACGTGTAACTAGTATTTTGCCTGGTGCTACCTATACCAATTCTTGGGCTGGTGTCGATTTGCCTATCGAGCGTTTTATGCGTTCTGAGGATGTAGCCGAGGTGATATGGACGGCTTACCAAATGCCTGCATCAACTGTTTTGGAAGAAATTTTGTTACGTCCACAGCTAGGTGATATTTAA
- a CDS encoding DUF4139 domain-containing protein, with protein MSIYCYAQAQNIKKTKTSELMDTLYLSVERNIKVGINRSIVFHNVYTNGKTIYDTRTINIKLSNPWKKNIRLIVEEMIPNSKDPKVQLELFENSDADIDFNSNRLIWNLELKPKEIRNLEVKYKVVYPQGKQIIGIQNVLQIQTYKRKTL; from the coding sequence GTGAGCATTTATTGTTATGCCCAAGCTCAAAATATAAAAAAAACCAAAACTTCTGAGTTGATGGACACGCTATATCTGAGTGTAGAGCGTAACATAAAGGTGGGGATTAATAGAAGCATTGTTTTTCATAATGTATACACCAATGGCAAAACGATTTATGATACTCGTACAATCAATATCAAACTATCAAACCCTTGGAAAAAAAACATTAGGTTGATTGTCGAAGAAATGATTCCTAATAGCAAAGACCCCAAAGTACAGCTCGAATTGTTCGAAAACTCAGATGCCGATATTGACTTCAATAGTAATCGACTTATTTGGAATTTAGAGCTAAAACCCAAAGAAATCAGGAACCTTGAGGTAAAATACAAAGTTGTGTATCCACAAGGGAAACAAATAATCGGAATACAAAATGTCCTTCAAATTCAAACGTATAAGCGCAAAACTCTTTAG
- the tsaE gene encoding tRNA (adenosine(37)-N6)-threonylcarbamoyltransferase complex ATPase subunit type 1 TsaE has product MNTQQIAYYSLDELPVVAKQIIEFGKEYPIWLFEGSMGAGKTTLIKALCRHWQVSNHVQSPTFSIVNEYITQEDKTIYHFDFYRIKHEVEAMDMGVEEYFDSGNYCLVEWPSKISNLLPLSYLEVNIVVEADGKRVITLQKTQE; this is encoded by the coding sequence ATGAATACACAACAAATAGCGTATTATTCGCTCGATGAACTACCTGTTGTAGCCAAACAAATCATTGAATTTGGAAAGGAATATCCTATTTGGCTTTTTGAGGGTTCGATGGGGGCAGGCAAAACTACTTTGATTAAGGCTTTGTGTCGACACTGGCAGGTAAGCAACCACGTTCAAAGCCCCACATTTTCGATTGTGAATGAATATATTACACAAGAAGACAAGACTATTTATCATTTTGATTTTTATAGAATCAAGCATGAAGTAGAGGCTATGGATATGGGTGTCGAAGAATATTTTGATTCGGGCAACTACTGCTTGGTAGAATGGCCTTCCAAGATTTCTAATTTATTGCCTCTCAGCTACCTCGAAGTCAATATTGTGGTAGAAGCAGACGGGAAAAGAGTAATAACATTGCAAAAAACTCAGGAATAA
- a CDS encoding alanine dehydrogenase, giving the protein MAKQSGFKEILAQSGLTQSSLMPQEALVWTKQNAKSLYIGLPKEITMQEKRISLTPDAVSLLVRNGHQVLLETGAGEGAKFTDAQYSEAGAQIAYSKEELFKAADLIVKIQPLTDEELEYLKHGSTLVSALNMQKATKEYFEKLNRKKITGLGYEYIEDNVGGLPLIRAMSEIAGSTVMLIAAECLSSANNGMGVILGGVTGVPPTKVVILGAGTVSEYAARTAIGLGADVKVFDKDIYKLQRLKYLIGQNLYTCIIDSHVLPEAIAQADVVIGALRAADGFTPCIVTEEMVSRMKADSVLIDVCIDQGGCFETSEMTTLAQPIYRKYDVIHYCVPNIPSRVAHTATQALSNIFTSFLLKTGKTGGIEEAIFANKAFMKGVYCYKGSLTNAQIAKKLGLAYKDLSLLAAARM; this is encoded by the coding sequence ATGGCAAAACAATCAGGATTTAAAGAAATACTAGCACAGTCGGGGCTAACGCAGTCGTCATTGATGCCTCAAGAAGCATTGGTATGGACCAAGCAAAATGCAAAAAGCTTGTATATTGGTTTACCCAAAGAAATAACAATGCAAGAAAAACGCATCTCTTTAACCCCCGATGCTGTGTCGCTATTGGTAAGAAATGGGCATCAAGTTTTGCTTGAAACAGGGGCAGGAGAAGGGGCAAAATTTACCGATGCCCAATACTCTGAAGCTGGGGCTCAGATTGCCTATTCAAAAGAGGAACTTTTCAAGGCCGCCGATTTGATTGTAAAAATACAACCTCTTACCGACGAAGAACTCGAATACCTAAAACATGGTTCTACTTTGGTATCGGCTCTGAATATGCAAAAAGCTACCAAAGAGTATTTTGAAAAACTGAATCGTAAAAAAATTACGGGCTTAGGTTACGAATATATCGAAGACAATGTGGGTGGTTTGCCATTAATCAGGGCGATGTCCGAAATTGCAGGTAGTACCGTCATGCTGATTGCTGCCGAATGCCTGAGTAGTGCCAACAACGGTATGGGGGTAATATTGGGAGGTGTAACGGGTGTACCACCTACCAAAGTCGTGATTTTGGGAGCAGGTACGGTGTCTGAATATGCCGCACGTACAGCTATAGGCTTAGGGGCTGATGTAAAAGTATTTGATAAGGATATTTATAAGCTTCAACGCCTCAAATACCTCATTGGTCAAAATTTATATACCTGTATTATCGACTCTCATGTATTGCCCGAGGCTATTGCCCAAGCCGATGTTGTGATTGGGGCTTTGCGTGCTGCCGATGGCTTTACGCCTTGTATTGTTACTGAAGAAATGGTTTCGAGAATGAAAGCCGACTCGGTGCTAATAGATGTGTGTATTGACCAAGGGGGGTGTTTTGAAACTTCCGAAATGACCACTTTGGCACAGCCTATTTATCGCAAATACGATGTTATTCATTATTGTGTACCCAATATCCCGTCGAGGGTAGCTCATACGGCCACTCAGGCACTGAGCAATATTTTTACTTCATTTTTGTTGAAAACAGGCAAAACAGGAGGAATCGAAGAAGCTATTTTTGCGAACAAAGCTTTTATGAAAGGTGTTTATTGTTATAAAGGTAGCTTGACCAATGCCCAAATCGCTAAAAAGCTAGGTTTAGCCTATAAAGATTTAAGCTTATTGGCCGCAGCCAGAATGTAA
- a CDS encoding Crp/Fnr family transcriptional regulator, which yields MVVNSQKIETVKEAIFKLANFSSEEWEFYRGHIQEVHFKKKEFLTEIGQVETSTYFIIEGAVKYISFKEDKEICVDLGFRGNFVSSFSSCLSQTPSSIGIQAVTKVTAMRLHYQPVLELLERSKNAERFHRRIAEGLYIRETKRTYSLISQSAEERYLNLITYQPDALRLIPVKDLASFLGIHPDSLSRIRNNIKA from the coding sequence ATGGTCGTAAATTCCCAAAAAATAGAAACAGTGAAGGAGGCAATCTTCAAGCTAGCCAATTTTTCGTCAGAAGAATGGGAGTTTTATCGTGGCCATATCCAAGAAGTACATTTTAAGAAAAAAGAGTTTTTGACCGAAATTGGGCAGGTAGAAACCAGTACGTATTTTATTATTGAAGGTGCTGTAAAGTATATTTCATTCAAAGAAGATAAAGAAATTTGTGTCGATTTGGGTTTTAGAGGCAATTTTGTAAGCTCCTTTTCATCGTGTTTGTCACAAACTCCTTCTAGTATAGGTATTCAGGCTGTTACAAAGGTTACAGCAATGCGTTTGCATTATCAACCTGTTTTGGAGTTGCTGGAGCGTTCTAAAAATGCCGAGCGGTTTCATCGACGTATTGCTGAAGGATTGTATATCCGAGAAACCAAACGCACTTATAGCTTGATTTCGCAAAGTGCCGAAGAGCGTTATCTTAATTTGATAACCTACCAACCCGATGCCCTCAGGCTGATTCCTGTCAAAGATTTGGCTTCTTTTCTGGGGATTCACCCCGATAGCCTTAGCCGTATTCGGAATAATATTAAAGCTTAA
- a CDS encoding MlaE family ABC transporter permease, whose translation MTRIGRYFIFLGNLFKNPEKFRVYVELVFEEAYEIGINSLLIVSIVSSFIGAVTCVQTAANLSNPFVPRYIISLIVRDSTILELAPTITSIVLAGKVGSNIASQLGTMQITEQIDALEVMGINSTSYLVLPKILGAMITFPMLVALAGFLSIYGGYLAGWLSGAISPAEYIQGLRFDFNTSYVPFAMIKSVVFAFLIASISAFQGYYTRGGALEVGQSSTKAVTNSCIAVLVADYLLAQLLVGA comes from the coding sequence GTGACAAGAATAGGTAGATATTTCATTTTCTTGGGGAATTTATTTAAAAATCCTGAAAAATTCAGGGTTTATGTGGAATTGGTTTTTGAGGAAGCCTACGAAATTGGTATTAATTCCCTGCTCATTGTTTCAATTGTTTCGTCGTTTATTGGTGCTGTTACTTGTGTTCAAACGGCGGCCAACCTATCGAACCCATTTGTACCACGTTATATTATCAGCTTGATTGTACGTGACTCTACGATTTTGGAGCTTGCTCCTACGATTACGTCGATTGTATTGGCGGGAAAAGTTGGTTCTAATATTGCCTCTCAACTGGGTACAATGCAAATCACTGAACAGATAGATGCTTTGGAGGTAATGGGTATTAATTCAACTTCTTATTTGGTATTACCCAAAATTCTTGGGGCTATGATTACCTTTCCAATGCTAGTAGCCTTGGCTGGTTTTTTGTCTATTTATGGCGGTTATTTGGCAGGTTGGCTTTCTGGAGCTATTTCTCCAGCCGAGTATATCCAAGGCTTACGTTTCGATTTCAATACGAGTTACGTTCCTTTTGCTATGATTAAATCGGTAGTATTTGCTTTTCTGATTGCTTCAATTTCGGCATTTCAGGGTTATTATACCAGAGGAGGTGCACTAGAGGTTGGTCAATCAAGTACCAAAGCTGTAACCAATAGCTGTATTGCGGTTTTGGTAGCCGATTATTTGTTAGCTCAATTATTGGTTGGAGCATAA
- a CDS encoding DUF502 domain-containing protein — MSFKFKRISAKLFSYFVKGLLLLAPVYITGYIIFNLLASLDEHFYFYFRGAGLAVIVAIIMTVGFLGSTFIMIPVFKIFEEGLSHLPLVRLIYFSLKDLVQAFVGDKKKFNQPVLFVLNKESDVRKIGFITQTDLGFLSLEGYVMVYCPHSYAFSGEMLVVPKANVTFLDLPSSDVMKMIISGGVSLTQEVGK; from the coding sequence ATGTCCTTCAAATTCAAACGTATAAGCGCAAAACTCTTTAGCTATTTTGTAAAGGGTTTATTATTATTAGCTCCTGTATATATTACAGGCTACATCATTTTCAATCTTTTGGCGTCGCTCGACGAACATTTCTATTTCTATTTTAGGGGTGCAGGCTTGGCGGTTATTGTAGCCATTATCATGACGGTAGGCTTTTTGGGTTCTACTTTTATCATGATTCCTGTTTTCAAAATTTTTGAGGAAGGATTATCGCACCTACCTTTGGTAAGGCTTATTTATTTTTCGCTCAAAGATTTGGTTCAGGCTTTTGTTGGCGACAAGAAAAAATTCAATCAGCCAGTACTTTTTGTCCTTAATAAAGAAAGCGATGTACGAAAAATTGGGTTTATTACTCAAACAGATTTGGGCTTTTTGTCGTTAGAAGGATATGTGATGGTGTATTGTCCACATTCTTATGCTTTTTCGGGCGAAATGTTGGTAGTACCCAAAGCCAATGTTACTTTTCTTGACCTACCTTCGTCAGATGTCATGAAAATGATTATTTCGGGTGGGGTATCGTTGACACAGGAAGTCGGAAAATAA